A window of the Sandaracinaceae bacterium genome harbors these coding sequences:
- a CDS encoding MOSC domain-containing protein, protein MRVTGLFVYPIKSCGGVRLEQAEVTRAGLQHDRRIMVVDGAGRFLSQRTHARLGRVSTRLEGDGVWAEAPEGRVWVPFALDQSATRATVTVWNDTCEGLVHAEGTQLFREVLGLSDAQLVVLPDGGERTVNPRFGQADDRVGYADAYPLLLMGDASVHDLAARAGVPLDMRRFRPNVTIEAAPYVEDRLAHFTLGDVRFRGPKRCDRCVLTTLDPDTGARGPEPLRTLAQYRRGADGKVYLGMNIIPDGPGTLRVGDTLRDVVEQEPNP, encoded by the coding sequence ATGCGCGTCACTGGACTGTTCGTGTACCCCATCAAGTCGTGCGGCGGTGTGCGCCTCGAGCAGGCCGAGGTCACGCGCGCGGGGTTGCAGCACGACCGGCGCATCATGGTGGTGGACGGCGCGGGGCGGTTCCTCTCGCAGCGCACGCACGCGAGGCTGGGGCGCGTGAGCACACGTCTGGAAGGCGACGGAGTGTGGGCCGAAGCCCCCGAAGGGCGCGTGTGGGTGCCGTTCGCGCTGGACCAGAGCGCCACGCGCGCGACCGTCACCGTGTGGAACGACACCTGCGAGGGCCTGGTGCACGCGGAGGGTACGCAGCTGTTCCGCGAGGTGCTGGGCCTGTCCGACGCACAGCTGGTGGTGCTGCCCGATGGTGGAGAGCGCACGGTGAACCCACGCTTCGGGCAGGCGGACGACCGCGTGGGCTACGCCGACGCCTACCCGCTGCTGCTGATGGGAGACGCGTCGGTGCATGACCTCGCCGCGCGCGCCGGGGTGCCGCTGGACATGCGTCGCTTCCGCCCGAACGTGACCATCGAGGCTGCGCCCTACGTGGAAGACCGCCTGGCGCACTTCACGCTGGGCGACGTGCGCTTCCGCGGGCCCAAGCGCTGCGACCGCTGCGTGCTGACCACGCTCGACCCGGACACGGGCGCACGCGGACCGGAGCCCCTGCGCACGCTGGCCCAGTACCGCCGCGGCGCGGACGGCAAGGTCTACTTGGGCATGAACATCATCCCCGACGGTCCGGGCACGCTGCGCGTGGGCGACACGCTGCGCGACGTGGTGGAGCAGGAGCCGAACCCGTGA